The nucleotide window tatcattatatatttcgggaatagccgggtacccgggaatatagaaaaaaatttcccgattcccgggaatcaaaataGGTCGGGAAATTGAAAACcctatttgtatgtttttaaacctgcattggctttaacttttcgtaccaaatagtccgagtactgagctgaCGGTCGATTTTAaactttcctaccggatgtgttgggggctcttttgaaaatgctttctattggctttagaaacatcatgtggaccattccttctacctgaaccagcttttctatcaacggactagatttgaatcagtttgacggcagagatttgattttttggccaactttttgtaggaccaagtttggttttgttgaaaatatttactaattttagtacaaatgaacaaatgaacataattgacattaaacataataacaatTTCTTGATATTATGGTAATAAACTAATATTTGGTGATTTGTTTCAAATTGTGTATGTCCTAGATGACCAACTGTAGAGTCGCCCACTAGCCTCCATTAATATATTTGCAACCGGTCATGCCTTACCGAGTTATACATAGGCTAAATGGTCCGTTTTATACCCAATTTACCGTCATATACTCAGTAGTATTTTACACAAACTACCACTATTATACTTAGTCTATCATCCTGTATCGGCTTATACTTAGACAGTTGCCTTATTCTTCGGCTACCGTCTTGCACTTATGATACCATCTTATATTCAGGCTAAAGTCTTATAttacttaaattacttaaattctTGCCAAAGTCTTACATAATGGAAAaggataataaaatattttcaaaaactaacgCTAAAGTACATAATTAGAATTAATCTATACttatttcgaattgaaatattttaaaagttaagaaatcaatttcatttatacttttatattaGAAATATGCCTGATTTTATAATACATAAAGTCTAGCACTCAGAAAAAGAATATCATTTCTCTCCATGTTAAGTATTCAAATATTTGTGTTCAATTTAAGCAtttcaatggtttttattgcaaTCCACCACTACTTTATACCACAACCACTGCCACCCCACTTTGgcattaaatagaaaactttttttgcttagatgtcattattttcttttactagCTGCAGCTTAAGCAtgagtatttattattatttttgttttccacTTCTGTTGAACGTTTTCCCTAAATCTTGTTTGTCTTAAATACCGCGCTCGATTACTTCATTTCAACTCGAAGCAAGTAAATATTTTGGTTATGGGTGCGTGTTGCATGCCACGATTGTCATCTTTATGAAATGCATTTCAACCATAAAGACTTAtaaggtttttgttttacaacaCACAGTGATTCAATTCAAATGGTATGAAATGTTGAGCAAAGAAAAGGGGCGACTTTAATAAAATAAGGGCATATGTGTTGATTTTAAGTAGAATTTATAGTTTCGTGCATAATTGTGTAGCTGTTGTACAACAAATCGGGGTAGAGGAaaaagaaaaacgattttcattagATCAAGTGATGCACAATAGTCTTACTCAACCATGCAGCATTTGTGTTGATGATACTTCTGATGCTGTTATTCTGTATTTGTATtgttaaatctttatttattgagGATTTTCAAATCTGGCATCTAAAAATAAATCTGTGTATGTGAAATATATGTGCGTATATATTTCATAATGAAAACGGGGTAGTTGCAGCAATACAATTCAATCAATTTTAATTGATTCATTTTACACGCTTATTTTCAGTTAAATGGTTCttgtatgtatttctatttGCTAAAATCGATTCTATACGATGACCCGTTAATGGTACTAatataagagtttttttttttttttttgataaatcttATTGTAATGATTACTTTGTTTATTATCATgggaatattttgttataactATTCTTTTGATACGAGCACTTTGTATTAGTTATGTTTCATTTCAATTCATCGGAAACGGAAGAGCCTTGTTATGCTCGAGTATCTGCTTCAATTAATCGAAATAAGAACGGGTATGTGTATGATTATGATGCTGTTAAAGTTGTTGATAGTTTAATTTCATTTTGCTTTTATCAATAGATTAGTGTTATGAAATACAGTTTCCATAACAGAAGGTCAAGTGTTAGTTATAAATTagttaaagtttttatatttcattgcgttttttaTTAGTGATGATTTGTTACGCCCTTATAAATTGTGGGAAAatgttaaaagtttaaaaaacaaattcactGAAATGGATTATTATACTTGGATTGACAGAATGTCGCACACTTAGGACAACAGTTTAATAATCTGTCTACCGCCTTTTAATCAGACTACCGTTTCATATTTAGTCTAACTCCCATAAAGCATATTTCTAAATATGCTTTGAAAGATTAGAAAAATTAGATTTGGGATGGTTTACCGTTATGTGTCATTGATTGTTTTCAACGATTTTCCAAAACTTTGGATTTTCTTCATATATTTTGTTCCTGGTCtattttggagaaaaatttcagatttatcTAAAGACAAAAAATCTatcaattttggatgtccctgtaataaaataaatttttggaatatatttccTACATTCCAAGACgtttagtatttaaatataaacaatcgCAATTGTTAtcaacaaaaagaaattttattaaaatactagCTTCtctcggtagctatttactaatatgtatgtaaatagcTGAGAATAATGAGAAGTTAAAAGGAGGCAGtgttgttagttcttcaagtttctccaacaaatttctcttattaagaaaaatgagaagtgaaaagaaggtaatatataaaaacttaaaatttctgagttttaccaggaatttctgaattttttctttacaaaccatctcctgaaaattcgaatcgaataaaaaaaatgggccAAATCACTCCagccatttaatttttacatattttttaattgacatgaaatcccccagatttcatgtcaagtgaactaacatttgaaatcgatgtcttcagaTCGATACGAAATTTGCACCATCAACAAGATCGGTAGccaactctctgagttagaggtggttaaaatttgacattttagcCAAACAAGtggtttttctcatccatgtagcTTATTAcgtattgttcttagcaaaatgtgtcccaaatagtttagatagatatttcttcaatctttcgaaaaaaaaatgttcacatttttttttcctttttttggaaaaatttttttttcgatttttattttttaaattttttaatttttttttttaaattttaaaattttttttttgttttttcaatttttttttgtgaaaaaaaaaatcgggttaaatttttttttccgattttgacccattgtatgtccaacttactatggtcttatatacgtcgttgcaaatgtctttgaaatatctatcattagatatccatattgtctatattaatgtcttagtaatccagatataggtcaaaaattggtaaaaatcgaggttgtcttggttttttcctcatatctcagccatttgtggaccgattttgctgattttaaatagcaaaattctcgaaggcatgtctgacagaattattgaagatttggatcacgaagatatctggggtcttcagaaaattgattttaacagacagacagacggacatggcttaatcgactccgctatctataaggaaccagaatatatatactttatagggtcggaaatgaaaaatgtagaaattacaaacggattgacaaacttatatatacccttctcacgaagatgaagggtataaaaacggcgACCGAaaacctcttaaaggaatggacctaagatttcttttgcacaaaaaaaaatcgaaaaagggcccattttgatagatgtcccactcgcatcccactacgcgacaaaaaggtcttcaaggtgaaggttttttgagcaaaaaaattataaaaaggtccattttggaaaaaaaaagtcaacaaagtttttgattttgcaaaaaaagtcaacaattgTTGATCTTGTTGTGTCTGAATtgctatccaataggactaattttggtgcaaatttcatcccgatcggaagacatcgatttcaaaagtaggttcacttgacatgaaatcccccatatatatatttaaatccGTTCGAATTTTACACCAATTCGAATTGGTGGTAGTCTAAATATaccccaaaaatatatatgtaaaaatatattgcaGCCTCTTCTTATACTTCAAACATTTCAACACTTGTTTCTTAACACCCTTTAATACATTGTGTGCATACACGgatatttaacttcacacaAACTATCACACATTTAATAGTGTATGCCAGAAATAAGATGATATTCAAACACTAGCTCGAACCCTCTAGTACATGAATATACACACAAACCCAACCACACACACATACTCTACTCAAACACAtagatattttcatattatGATTGCATTAAATTCTGGTGTTAAAATGTTCTATTTGCTTCTATAAATTGCAAGACGACTCGTATATTTTCCACACAAAACCACTAAATATTGGGGGATGCTATAAACACACATCCTTACATTTTCCTATCATTTCATTTCATCTCATCTTTATTCGTTATACATTTTCTACACTTATAGTggattttgtttgttgttggcttttgtttgtttcaaaataGTGGTTGCAATTCATTGCATACGCTTAAGGGGGGATCTCTTGGCTAATCCCATAAATAAGTATTTGTCGATATAATTCTTTCTATACTTTCACTCACACTACTGCTGGAGCTCTGTAGCTTTCAGTCATAAAGGAAGgggataaatatttcaaaacttaaGAATATTTTTAGTGGTACTTTTTAGATGAACATTTAAgtactttagaaaatatttattgctattttatattaattacaatGCAAATCCTAatgtattataatttaaataaattgtaaattcaaATTATCAATATGAATATGAAAATTGGTATAAAATGCTCCTTGTAATTTGTGAATTCTAAAAAGTACCAGTACCGGATCTTTAAAAAGGTTCGCAGCCATACTAAATAAAATCATCCCTGTATGTATGCAATACTTTTTCAACATAAACTATAGTTACATACAATAGTTGCACCCATGCTTGCTGGCTGTTGTGCGTGTCGCCCGTCCGTACATTGCCATTCACTTGTGTGGTTGCAATTACTCCATGTATGTCTGTACGTCTGTATATCAAATGATTCTCTTATGCTGGTTTGTAATTCTGAATAATTTCCAACTTTCATTCTTGGGGAAAACTGATAAGATTTAACTATGAATATTGTTTGCATTGCATGATTAGAGTTGTTTGAACATTATTTATACGCATAATAGGTTGCCAAGCATCATTCTATGTGTGTGTTGCATTGTGGTTAAATTATGGTGGTTGTTTTATGTTTCTCATAACTCCTCTTAACTCATGTCTTCGTTGCAGTGCAACCAACTTGTATAAAGTGTTATGATTTCATTTTCATCTCCTTTATTTGCTGCTGATATAAATCTATCAATTTGATCAGCGTTAGCTGTTGACTTCGCATGAagccataaaaaatatgttgtaaattTTGAGAAGGTAGTTTTTGGGATTTTGCCGTTATTGTTCTCTATGCggcacatacatattttgccGGGGGTTAGATAATAAAATTCCTTTGAAATCCTTTGTCATTAGGTTTGCTTCATTTAATTAAGCTGAAAGCAACCTAAAGTATGCTGCAATATCTTTTAATGTAATGGGATAAGTAAAATTCTGGGAAATCAGCagtttgttaataaaaacattaatctTAATGCAACATATAAATTAAGCATtataattacatttaaatttaaataagtatttaccatcttattcataatgaaatttatcaaagacttaaaaaaataaattgtgtgttgatatttttattatcatttgcaAAACAATTTCTCCTTaatttactattattattttccacatatataatttaatattgacatattaggtgtatgacttaaaaatgcgggacttGCAATATATGGAGTATCTCTTGAGAGCGGTTTGAAGGgtcatatctgtcatttattcttacttagttattgaacattacacagtggggcagaatcaaaattttttggaaataaatctgtcatttctgaATGCCTGATCCGGATAAAATGTGTGcagtatttgaaatttttttgtaagaccaaacaaaaacccttgaaacttttttcaagatgatttgaatagaagaaaataataaaatgttaccaagtaaaagtatttagatcatattacaacattttaaagacaaaaataatagtttaaactgattatatttaatttttaatgttttaggctaaaattgcggcgaaaactagactcccaattagcttgtagtataaaatgaatttgactctgattgttttttttgctattgtcaaattgtttattgaaaccgaatgtatattttctattaatttttttagtttttgtatacatatatttacagaatatatattgttttattataagagaaaaatctgtcacgtacgatattaaattttatttattataaaatcatccaaagattgtttttatttaaatatgactgattgtaaatgaaaaatatttcgtttagtgtaagaaattaaaagaaaacatttacatttcattcggtgctgggaaaatactttaggaataaataaggaacacatcaaggtttccaaagctgctttccgttttctaaacccagctttgggattttagaacatgtggcccaaatttgaaatttttataaaaaaacaagtaagaaagtatggtcggtcaagcccgaccatataataccctacactaagtaaaagaacaaaaaaaatgtttcttctaaaatttcaataatttatatttttgagtgattttcggaagtggggttatatgggggctatgaccaattatggaccgatcaccatgaaattaggtcgtgtgatttatgtctatattaaagttaactatgttgaattttgtgtgtttaccaaaatttttaagcgatttatgcacgttaaagtgattttcggaagcggttatatatgggagctatgactaattatggacccatcgtaacaaaatttggtgacatgaattttgtgtatatagaacttatttggagcggaatttgtggagatacatatataaatcaaacatttatggccgataaagtccaatttcgggaggacatttgtatgggggctaggtgaaatagtggaccgatttcagccagtttcaataggcttggtccttgagccgaaaaaatgatatgtaccaaatttgatcgaaatatcttcaaaattgcgacctgtactctgcgcatggacagccagccagccagccagccagccgaccagacggacggacggacggacatcgcttaatcgactcagaaagtgattctaagtcgatcggtatactttaaggtgggtgttagactaatatttttgggcgttacaaacatttgaacaaacgcataataccctccccactatggtggtgtagggtataaataggtcaaattccgaagtgCGTAGGGGCAACGTATTGAATGAATAGGACACATTTTTtctaccaaaatgttctccataaAGACACCTTAcagaataacataaaaattaaaaaaaaaaaaaaattaattaaaaaaggagataaataactttttcgccccaaaacaccaaaaatctactattttttaatttttaaattgaagatttttgttttggaaCTCATAATTGATATTTATCTGAACTGTTTTATGtattgttggtaatttagttttctaactaacaaaaaaattcgaatacattcggtccaaaagtacgatcaatatttttataaaagcttaCCAAGGTATGGCATGTCGAAGGTACTCTACTTTGGGCAAAATTCAACTTGGTTACGCCCACATCAAATTTTAATCCAATCAagccagccgtttagaaatgccagatttatttgcaaaaatttttgatttgatttttgaaagctcgaaaaatattttggtatcAGGACCACTGAAATCgcataataataatgtttaaacgcttataactcctaaagggctaaagttatttttaaaatattagtatCTTCTCAAGATGTTAAATGTTTAAGCGTTTACCATAAACGGTAGCTgtagtttatatttataaaactaatagcttcgctcggtagctataaataaaattttacttcgtatgggaggtaccacgcccattgTGAATCTAACCCacccagggacccactcaaacacacaaaaaatgtCATCGAAAacagaccagccgtttagaaggatttcagttactaacacacgtacagaagattatatatataaagaagttAAGACATATTTAAGTGATACCTAGTCTATAAGATAGCATAGAATGAGTATCCACATCATGGAAGAGTTGTAACCACTTAAACCTAATAGTTTCTATATGAAGAAGCTGAGATTGTTTTTTCAGTTAGTGTGGTATGAGGTGGACTATTTATTAGACATATTATTAACATGACTCATCCATtagttttattgatttttgtttacattttaatagTAGTTGGAATTTTCATAGATATTTATTTAGATCTTGTTTTCCtctttgtatttaaatatgtagaTGATGATGAACATAATTCGtacaaaataatacaataattgagccaattgtttaaattaaaataaagtgaaacccaccaaagaaaataaaaaatgcaataattttgtttaactcaaaaaattcaataaatttattattcacattcgtttttatgatttaatgattttgtgttttagtttaggttttgttttttgtttagttttaatatttaaattaacaaatacaTGTATGcttagtttaactaaaaatgcatttaattttttaataatattataattaatagtaataatagtataataataatttttattttgttttgtttgaaatattttatgtgtttttttgttttttgtttgtttgtttatgttttatcAATACAAATACATCACTTGTGGTTGTAAATGCTTAACTTAAGAATAACTTACCACCACTATACTCCATTTCTTGCAGAGTTTACGTAAAGCCTTTTTATAGCATCACGGTTTTAAtttccaaaagttttttttcggtttAGCACCCGTCGCTGAGGAATCAGAGGCTGAGCGACCAGACGCACGCTGCGTGTCCGAGCAGCGGCGTGCATAGTTAAAGGGCGACGCTAGTAAATGGCCATTGGCTGGTGAGGTAACAGCTGTTCCACAGCTACCCAATGAGGTCATCATGCCAATGCCCTGATCCTCGGATGAAACCATACTACTTTTGGAAGTTGATGTACCGGATGCAGTTGATGATCGACAACTACGCATATTGTGGGGTAAAGTGGTGGGCTGTATCAGATGATGCTGACCGGCATGCTGGTGCAGTTGATGCTGTTGGGCGTGGTGGTTGTGATGCTGATGACTGGGCGTAGGGCCGGTTTTGTAATAGCGCAGACTTTCATTGTAACTGGCACCACTACTGCTGCCACTACCGCTGAAGCCACTATCGAGGTCACCCTCATCGAACTCGGGATTTATACAAGAACTGTGGGCGTGGTCCTTCAGTTCGATAGAGTTGAGAGTTGAAGAAAGATTTTCTAGGCTGGCGTGAGATAAGGTACGCTGCTGTGAAGAAGACACTGTGGATGAAGAAGAGGAAGCGGCACCTCCCAACAAACCTCCCCGACGGGGTCCCCTATGGGAACCCGAAGACACAGAGGCCCTAGAAGTTGTAGCTGCTGCCGCCGCCGCTGCAGCACTAGTGGATGGACCTTCATCATCTTCCACCTCATTGGGACTAATATCGGGTGGAGTTTCAGGCATAATCAAAGCTTCCAAAGACAAATTCAATTCATCCAATACTCTAAAGTGATTGTGCTGAACTCTTCTCAGCTCCTCCTTGACATTTGATGTCGCTATGCGATTATCGGACAAAACTTTGCGTATCTTCTGGTCGTTGACCTCCTCATATAGATTTTCAGTGGTGCCATAACGTGTGGTGTAGGTGTGTCTCTCATCAGTGCCACTGGGCGAGGAAGAGGTCGATTGGCCGCTATTCGATTTTGAACGAAAACTTTTAGCTAATAGTGCTCTAATGGAATTGCGGGTTGGACTTTTGGCGGGTGGCGCCGCACTAATCAAAGGGGCTGGTACAATGGCTGAAGCTTCGTCCTTTGGCGGTATATTTATGTGACATTTTGCAGCGCCTGGTTCATAGTAAGCATACGAGTATACATGGTTGTAGGGTGCGGCGCCCGTAGGACCAGCAGAGTTGCTCGATGGTGCTGCTGCAGCCACAGCCGCAGTTCCACCTGGATACGTTTGTGAGGGTACAGGTGAAATTTGCTGTTGCGAATGGTGTGATGGTGTCGACGAAGGTGTGACAACACTAGCAGCGAAACCATACTCCAGCGATGAGGTCGATGAAGAGGAATGATGTTGCGTGGGCTCGAAACGTTCCATGGTGGCAGCAATGTTTTTACGAGACCACTTAACCTGTAAGTAGAAGAAAGGAAAACATGGGTTTAGCAAAAAAGATAAATATAGGCGTTCTGAAAATAAAACACCCACCCAAAACCGagaagttttaatataaaaaaggaaaaaaaaaaaaattagaaaataacgTTCAAAAATAAACTGATGATTTGGAAAATAGTTAATTGaagatttatataaattttactcgAAACTGTATTTTTCTAGATATGACATTATTTTTGCTAATGAGcaacttgattttaaatattgggACTGGGCTTATTATAAATGGGTAtgagttttattgaaattttactaaCCTGTTGTTCTACATCCATTTTATGATTGCTGCGCCTACTGTGGCCTCTCCTTCGTCTTTCTGTGAAGGCCTCACCCGTACACAGGCCATTTTTACCATGTACCAGCAGCATTTCACTGCTCACACCATGTCCCATGCCATTCGAGGGAGCCGGTGGTGGAGGCATACAGAATTCTATGCTCTCCATTTCGTCGGGAAATATCAAATCGCCACGATGATGACCCAAACTGCCACCACTCGACATGGCGGCCAACATGCCACCCGTCATAGTATTCGAATTGACCATATGATGGGCGGATGAAGAAGCTGAACGAGATTTAATGCTGCTACCAGCATTCATGCTCTTGCCAGGATGACGCATAGACATGGCATGTGGAGGATATTGTTGCTGAGgcagttgatgttgttgcattTGTTGCTGCTGAAggagttgctgttgttgttgctgctgctgttgctgcagctgctgttgttgttgatgatgcAAGTGAACCGTGGCTTGGGTCTGAACATGTGGATAATCGGAGGGTGGCGAAAAACTGGCAAATTGAGGCGAGGCTGGTCtagtttgaaattttgttgCCGTACCCGGAAACATGGTATTATGATGCATAGCCATGTGAGCCAGTTTGGTAAAGTTTTAGGT belongs to Calliphora vicina chromosome 4, idCalVici1.1, whole genome shotgun sequence and includes:
- the LOC135957361 gene encoding uncharacterized protein LOC135957361; the encoded protein is MAMHHNTMFPGTATKFQTRPASPQFASFSPPSDYPHVQTQATVHLHHQQQQQLQQQQQQQQQQLLQQQQMQQHQLPQQQYPPHAMSMRHPGKSMNAGSSIKSRSASSSAHHMVNSNTMTGGMLAAMSSGGSLGHHRGDLIFPDEMESIEFCMPPPPAPSNGMGHGVSSEMLLVHGKNGLCTGEAFTERRRRGHSRRSNHKMDVEQQVKWSRKNIAATMERFEPTQHHSSSSTSSLEYGFAASVVTPSSTPSHHSQQQISPVPSQTYPGGTAAVAAAAPSSNSAGPTGAAPYNHVYSYAYYEPGAAKCHINIPPKDEASAIVPAPLISAAPPAKSPTRNSIRALLAKSFRSKSNSGQSTSSSPSGTDERHTYTTRYGTTENLYEEVNDQKIRKVLSDNRIATSNVKEELRRVQHNHFRVLDELNLSLEALIMPETPPDISPNEVEDDEGPSTSAAAAAAAATTSRASVSSGSHRGPRRGGLLGGAASSSSSTVSSSQQRTLSHASLENLSSTLNSIELKDHAHSSCINPEFDEGDLDSGFSGSGSSSGASYNESLRYYKTGPTPSHQHHNHHAQQHQLHQHAGQHHLIQPTTLPHNMRSCRSSTASGTSTSKSSMVSSEDQGIGMMTSLGSCGTAVTSPANGHLLASPFNYARRCSDTQRASGRSASDSSATGAKPKKNFWKLKP